In the genome of Quercus robur chromosome 3, dhQueRobu3.1, whole genome shotgun sequence, one region contains:
- the LOC126718282 gene encoding stemmadenine O-acetyltransferase-like, producing MATLSIEVISKEIIKPSSPTPDHLTHYKLSFNDQLSPPVYNPMVLFFAPDHSDIEFNIDDISNRLKNSLSEVLTKYYPLAGRFKENRFIHCNDEGIPYVKTQVKCKLSDVINNPIPGELNKLVPFELDALTDITFGVQLNVFECGAIGIGACMSHKIADALSFFVFLKIWAATTFGDDDIESPQFEAATLFPPKDLSGYASGFGIIKENIITKRYVFDASMIETLRAKYADNEGLENQKQPSRVEALSTFIWTRFVAATKDESGPEKLYTVNHAVNLRPRTDPPQPQSSFGNLFSIAITIPILKNGDKGHGLVHQVREGISKIDKDYVKKLGEGSQHLSFMRDRASRFTKGEMVTFSFTSLCRFPLYETDFGWGKPIWVGSPALTFKNLVFFIDTPSGDGIEAYVSLKKEEMAKFESDEEFLTFVSLPGIHLKN from the coding sequence ATGGCAACATTGAGCATTGAAGTAATCTCTAAAGAGATAATTAAGCCTTCTTCTCCAACACCTGACCACCTTACCCATTACAAACTCTCCTTCAATGATCAACTATCTCCTCCAGTCTATAATCCTATGGTCCTCTTCTTTGCACCAGATCATTCTGACATCGAATTCAACATCGATGACATATCCAACCGCCTTAAGAACTCTCTCTCAGAGGTCTTAACCAAATACTATCCACTAGCTGGACGCTTCAAAGAGAACCGTTTCATACATTGCAACGATGAAGGGATTCCTTACGTGAAAACACAAGTGAAGTGCAAACTCTCTGATGTTATCAACAATCCAATTCCTGGTGAACTCAACAAGTTAGTCCCTTTTGAACTCGATGCTCTCACTGATATAACATTCGGAGTCCAACTCAACGTGTTTGAGTGCGGTGCAATTGGTATTGGAGCTTGCATGTCGCATAAGATTGCAGACGCGTTATCATTCTTCGTGTTCCTCAAGATTTGGGCAGCTACTACATTTGGAGATGATGACATTGAGTCTCCGCAGTTTGAAGCGGCTACACTCTTCCCACCAAAGGACTTATCCGGATATGCTTCTGGTTTCGGTATCATAAAGGAGAATATAATAACAAAGAGGTATGTGTTTGATGCTTCCATGATAGAAACTCTTAGAGCAAAATATGCAGACAATGAAGGCCTTGAGAATCAGAAACAACCTTCACGCGTTGAAGCCTTATCAACCTTCATATGGACACGCTTTGTCGCTGCAACTAAGGATGAATCAGGACCAGAGAAGTTATACACAGTGAATCATGCAGTGAATCTGCGCCCAAGAACCGACCCACCACAGCCACAATCATCTTTCGGAAATCTTTTTTCCATTGCCATAACAATTCCGATTTTGAAAAATGGGGACAAGGGTCATGGTCTCGTGCACCAGGTTCGAGAGGGAATAAGTAAAATTGACAAAGATTATGTGAAGAAACTCGGAGAAGGAAGCCAACACTTAAGTTTCATGAGAGACCGTGCTTCAAGATTCACCAAAGGAGAGATGGTTACATTTAGTTTCACCAGTTTGTGCAGGTTTCCTCTGTATGAAACTGATTTTGGTTGGGGAAAGCCTATCTGGGTTGGCTCACCTGCCCTTACTTTCAAAAACTTGGTTTTCTTCATAGATACTCCTTCAGGTGATGGAATAGAAGCATATGTTAgcttgaagaaggaagaaatggCTAAATTTGAAAGCGATGAGGAGTTCCTCACCTTTGTTTCTCTACCAGGTATTCATCTGAAGAATTAA